In Halorussus limi, a genomic segment contains:
- a CDS encoding DUF6735 family protein, which produces MGHRALVAYERPDELYNLHYSHNGGLHLRLKRELTSRTPFGGEKPNTRQELLAELLKSTDSTDTIVEGFLGADDRPQTAVDLKPKATRLTKDEIITEYLNYASSEAFYVVSSEFDVTAYRVHWFGLHHVADTAEASPLRGHGALRTIRWYNSEPVGDGFVQGEFKTLKRITGDLLDRGVFTHEEAITYLKQNLVAWTDERAELIIRTSSVSH; this is translated from the coding sequence ATGGGACATCGCGCATTGGTCGCATACGAACGGCCCGACGAGTTGTACAACCTCCACTATTCGCACAACGGTGGACTCCACCTCCGACTGAAACGAGAACTAACGTCACGTACACCCTTCGGGGGTGAGAAGCCGAACACCAGACAGGAACTGTTGGCCGAGCTTCTCAAATCGACGGATAGCACAGACACAATCGTAGAAGGATTTCTCGGAGCAGATGATCGACCACAGACAGCAGTCGATTTGAAGCCGAAAGCGACCCGACTGACGAAAGACGAAATCATCACAGAGTATCTAAACTACGCCAGTAGTGAAGCCTTCTACGTCGTTTCGAGCGAGTTCGACGTAACGGCATACCGAGTCCACTGGTTCGGTCTTCACCACGTTGCCGACACCGCTGAAGCGAGTCCACTCCGTGGACACGGTGCGCTTCGGACTATTCGATGGTACAACAGCGAGCCTGTTGGAGATGGCTTCGTGCAGGGGGAGTTCAAGACGCTGAAACGGATTACCGGCGATTTGCTTGACCGTGGCGTCTTCACTCACGAGGAGGCCATCACGTACCTGAAACAGAATCTCGTCGCGTGGACAGACGAACGAGCAGAGCTCATTATTCGAACCTCCTCTGTGTCGCACTGA
- a CDS encoding antitoxin VapB family protein — translation MSDPNADSTSAVMSSTRMSRHVRLDDDLYERIKANRQEGESFSDTIERLIDNRSLRDLQDVFDSEQVDEMRDAVKIPEEEDTAKIRELGERFD, via the coding sequence GTGAGTGATCCAAATGCTGATTCAACTTCGGCGGTAATGTCATCAACGAGGATGTCGCGCCACGTTCGGCTTGATGACGACCTCTATGAGCGCATCAAAGCAAACAGACAGGAGGGAGAGTCGTTTAGTGATACGATCGAGCGCCTCATCGACAACCGTTCGCTCCGCGACCTTCAGGATGTCTTCGACAGCGAGCAAGTGGACGAGATGCGAGACGCGGTCAAGATACCAGAGGAAGAAGATACTGCCAAGATCCGTGAACTTGGCGAGCGCTTCGACTGA
- the hepT gene encoding type VII toxin-antitoxin system HepT family RNase toxin, which yields MVNEDVFVDKLRHINQYIKDLEQMRGLSKAEYVDDMVTQRAVERTLMNLIQACIDLAQHVRSTEDLSPSGTAKQEIQALGEADIISNETQAKLEEAVGFRNILAHRYGDVNHDVVYDVLHDDLEWFNRFQQELARWFQ from the coding sequence ATGGTCAACGAAGACGTGTTCGTTGACAAACTCCGCCACATCAACCAGTACATCAAGGACCTCGAACAGATGCGAGGTCTCTCGAAAGCCGAATACGTGGACGATATGGTGACCCAGCGAGCAGTCGAACGGACGTTGATGAACCTCATTCAGGCATGTATCGACCTCGCTCAGCACGTTCGGTCGACAGAAGATCTCTCCCCGAGCGGAACCGCCAAACAGGAGATACAGGCGCTTGGAGAAGCAGACATCATCTCGAACGAGACGCAGGCGAAACTCGAAGAAGCAGTCGGGTTTCGAAATATTCTCGCGCACAGATACGGCGACGTCAACCACGACGTTGTGTACGACGTGCTCCACGATGACTTGGAGTGGTTCAATCGCTTCCAACAGGAACTCGCTCGGTGGTTCCAATAG
- a CDS encoding ABC transporter permease encodes MSLLDPLILGAYIQFLLDNAPSLFRLTIQHIVIITQAIAVAVPLGVLLGTLITFNERAATVVLWLAGIMMTIPSIALFGLLIPYFGIGNPPVIVALILYSQLPVVRNTYVGLTEVNPAAIEAGEGLGMTQLERLRKVKIPMALPVVMAGVRNAVVVLIGIAAIGAFIGAGGLGDFIFDGISDANTPKIVITTICLSLLALTFDYGFALIEQRLRQRNGESVDPLLFQRLLNKVKA; translated from the coding sequence ATGTCATTACTTGATCCGCTGATATTGGGTGCATACATCCAGTTTCTTCTGGACAATGCACCGAGTCTCTTTAGGCTCACAATACAGCACATCGTAATCATCACTCAGGCAATTGCGGTTGCCGTCCCCCTAGGGGTCCTGCTAGGAACGCTTATCACCTTCAATGAGCGAGCAGCGACCGTCGTGCTCTGGTTGGCCGGGATTATGATGACGATCCCTAGTATCGCACTATTCGGACTCTTGATTCCCTACTTCGGCATCGGGAATCCACCGGTTATCGTGGCACTCATCCTCTATTCCCAACTACCCGTCGTGCGTAACACGTACGTCGGTCTTACAGAGGTTAATCCGGCAGCCATCGAAGCCGGTGAAGGGCTTGGAATGACACAGCTTGAACGACTCCGCAAAGTGAAAATACCCATGGCACTACCGGTCGTGATGGCAGGCGTTCGTAACGCAGTCGTCGTACTCATTGGAATTGCTGCCATCGGTGCCTTCATCGGGGCAGGCGGCCTCGGAGATTTCATCTTCGACGGTATCTCCGATGCCAACACTCCGAAGATTGTAATCACTACTATCTGTCTCTCCCTACTTGCGCTCACGTTCGATTATGGCTTTGCACTGATCGAACAGCGACTACGGCAGCGGAACGGTGAGTCAGTTGATCCTCTGCTCTTCCAGCGATTACTAAACAAGGTGAAAGCATGA
- a CDS encoding amidohydrolase family protein — translation MARRNFDRSGEGPTLIDCDIHQRWKDEEEVIQYLPDRYKDRGLQSPAILYDNVAEFSRRDAIPDDGSKPGSDIEKMKEHHLNEYGVDYAILTGNSYLNLTALPNRDYAAELAVANNKWVIDRWLSEGGPFVGSLIAAPQKPERMAEMIRNLGDHPRIVQVVMPYASQLPYGHEYYWPMYEAAEEMGLPIAMHPYTEGHGVTRPPTGAGHPDTYFEWHSLLGTYGMGQLVSLTAEGVFAKFPDLNWVFIEGGLSWVPHFLWRMDKNWKALRAQVPYLQKPPSEYIRDQVRFTTQPIEEPNDPQDLVRILEMMHAEETVMFASDYPHWDTDSPMYALPPLPDEMEERVFAKNAQELYGLPDDPTTLPTS, via the coding sequence ATGGCTAGACGCAATTTCGATAGGTCCGGTGAGGGTCCAACTCTCATCGACTGTGACATCCACCAACGGTGGAAAGACGAGGAAGAGGTCATCCAGTACCTTCCCGACCGGTACAAGGATCGCGGTCTCCAGTCTCCTGCAATCCTCTACGACAACGTCGCGGAGTTCTCTCGCCGTGATGCTATCCCGGACGATGGGAGTAAGCCAGGGTCGGACATCGAGAAGATGAAAGAGCACCACTTGAACGAATACGGTGTCGACTACGCAATTCTCACCGGGAACTCTTACCTGAACCTTACAGCACTCCCGAACAGGGACTATGCAGCCGAACTTGCGGTGGCTAACAACAAGTGGGTCATTGACCGCTGGCTTTCGGAGGGAGGTCCGTTCGTCGGGTCGCTGATTGCAGCACCACAGAAACCTGAACGGATGGCCGAGATGATTCGCAATCTTGGTGACCATCCCCGCATCGTCCAAGTCGTGATGCCGTATGCGTCACAGCTCCCCTATGGACATGAATACTATTGGCCGATGTACGAGGCGGCCGAAGAGATGGGGCTCCCTATCGCGATGCACCCATACACAGAAGGACACGGTGTCACGCGACCGCCAACCGGAGCTGGCCACCCCGACACGTACTTTGAGTGGCACTCGCTGCTTGGTACCTATGGCATGGGTCAACTTGTAAGTCTCACCGCCGAAGGGGTCTTTGCGAAATTCCCTGACCTCAATTGGGTGTTCATCGAAGGTGGACTCAGTTGGGTTCCTCACTTCCTCTGGCGGATGGACAAAAACTGGAAGGCGCTTAGAGCGCAAGTTCCGTATCTCCAGAAGCCACCAAGCGAGTATATCCGCGACCAAGTTCGGTTCACGACCCAACCTATCGAAGAGCCGAACGACCCCCAAGATCTCGTCCGTATCCTCGAGATGATGCATGCCGAGGAGACGGTGATGTTTGCAAGCGACTATCCACACTGGGATACGGACTCGCCCATGTACGCACTCCCGCCACTCCCTGATGAGATGGAAGAACGCGTCTTCGCGAAGAACGCCCAAGAACTGTACGGCCTCCCGGACGACCCGACTACCCTCCCCACGAGTTAA
- a CDS encoding universal stress protein, whose protein sequence is MPESKNPAWARRTAHTIAEMEQEDGSEVVLLSILDPETVDDTTNIDDRVSERAAIQSAKEELIDADLPVTTLGIPNANRPDGIIQGIKQTNADRAYMYSRKRTPAGKAIFGSTIGDVLARSPVPVVVIPSMDR, encoded by the coding sequence ATGCCTGAGAGCAAAAATCCCGCATGGGCTCGTCGGACTGCCCACACAATTGCGGAGATGGAACAGGAAGACGGCTCTGAAGTCGTTCTCCTCTCCATCCTTGACCCAGAAACAGTAGACGATACCACTAACATTGATGACCGTGTCTCAGAACGGGCTGCTATCCAGAGTGCAAAAGAAGAATTAATTGACGCTGATCTCCCTGTCACTACACTCGGTATTCCGAACGCCAACCGTCCGGACGGTATTATTCAGGGGATCAAGCAGACAAACGCCGATCGGGCGTACATGTATAGTCGCAAGCGAACCCCGGCTGGGAAAGCCATTTTCGGAAGTACAATTGGAGATGTCTTAGCTCGTTCACCAGTTCCGGTAGTCGTTATTCCGTCTATGGATAGGTGA
- a CDS encoding OB-fold nucleic acid binding domain-containing protein: MSSKNASSKVVSVDEQTFEQTDEQAVGEDNFEVVDETPEFRATVQMETQAKVDGNHPEGIVETSDERIEGVTLEQEERIRAREAELERISAQAELGTKDGRAKRARSNAAKGSVKRRMEFQKRAASVDPLADPERPDPREELTQDELASVNEQTRRLDAKLEGWSRGAISRRLAERVVEGSSITSAVVGVHEELQTAPGQVIPIGKVEDVDRKEVSIEGRVTQLWDADSSAIQQVGLLEDESGRTKVTVWKNSDQPWMEEGERVQIRGAARNWYEGRVSLAVTGWSSMFFPERGRWWE, encoded by the coding sequence ATGTCGAGTAAGAACGCTAGCAGCAAGGTTGTTTCGGTCGATGAACAGACATTCGAACAGACGGACGAGCAAGCGGTCGGGGAAGATAACTTCGAGGTCGTCGATGAAACGCCGGAGTTCCGGGCGACGGTGCAGATGGAGACGCAGGCGAAGGTGGACGGGAACCACCCGGAAGGAATCGTCGAGACGAGCGACGAACGGATAGAAGGTGTGACCCTCGAACAGGAAGAACGCATCAGAGCGCGGGAAGCCGAACTGGAGCGCATCAGCGCACAGGCCGAACTCGGAACGAAAGACGGCCGGGCGAAGCGAGCGAGAAGTAACGCAGCGAAGGGAAGCGTGAAGCGTCGAATGGAGTTCCAGAAGCGAGCGGCGAGCGTGGATCCCTTGGCGGACCCTGAGCGGCCGGACCCGCGCGAGGAGCTGACCCAGGACGAACTGGCGAGCGTGAACGAGCAGACGAGACGGCTAGACGCGAAACTCGAAGGCTGGTCGAGAGGTGCAATCAGTCGACGGTTGGCCGAGCGCGTGGTCGAAGGGTCGAGTATCACGAGCGCGGTCGTCGGCGTCCACGAAGAGCTACAGACGGCTCCGGGACAGGTGATTCCAATCGGGAAAGTCGAGGACGTCGATCGGAAGGAGGTGAGCATCGAAGGACGTGTGACCCAATTGTGGGACGCAGATTCATCCGCAATTCAGCAAGTCGGGTTGCTCGAAGACGAAAGTGGCCGAACCAAGGTGACCGTCTGGAAGAACTCAGACCAGCCGTGGATGGAGGAAGGCGAACGCGTCCAGATTCGTGGAGCGGCTCGGAACTGGTACGAGGGACGTGTCTCGCTGGCCGTGACCGGGTGGTCGTCGATGTTCTTCCCTGAGCGCGGTCGGTGGTGGGAGTAG
- a CDS encoding ABC transporter permease, producing MGVLGQLITAWRYLLAHSDKFLELLRQHVALVFSSVFLAIAVAVPLGILATRNERVKGIILGLGNIAQTIPTLAIIALVFPLLGIGFLPAFVGLFTYAVLPILTNTITGIEDVDDGTVRAAKGMGMTDWEILRKIQLPLAVPVIFAGIRTSTVINVGTAYLAFFIGGGGLGLWVISGINLYNMPQVLAGAIPGALLAITLDSLFALVEKQLNGEATQADGAVTG from the coding sequence ATGGGTGTCCTCGGTCAGCTCATCACGGCATGGAGATACCTGCTAGCTCACAGTGACAAGTTCCTTGAGCTCCTCCGCCAGCACGTGGCTTTGGTTTTCTCGTCCGTCTTCCTCGCCATTGCCGTCGCCGTACCGCTTGGTATTCTTGCAACCCGGAACGAACGGGTTAAAGGCATCATCCTAGGACTCGGGAACATTGCCCAAACTATTCCGACGCTAGCAATCATTGCACTCGTCTTTCCACTCCTCGGGATTGGCTTTCTGCCCGCATTCGTTGGCCTATTCACCTATGCAGTTCTCCCCATCTTGACAAACACGATAACTGGAATCGAAGACGTGGATGACGGAACTGTCCGAGCAGCTAAAGGGATGGGTATGACCGACTGGGAAATCCTTCGAAAAATCCAGCTCCCTCTTGCTGTTCCAGTCATCTTCGCAGGGATTCGAACAAGTACAGTCATCAATGTCGGGACCGCTTACCTAGCCTTCTTCATCGGTGGCGGAGGACTCGGACTATGGGTTATCTCTGGAATTAACCTCTACAACATGCCCCAAGTTCTAGCTGGCGCGATTCCAGGAGCACTGCTCGCAATTACCCTCGATAGTCTGTTCGCCCTTGTGGAAAAACAATTGAACGGCGAAGCAACACAGGCCGACGGTGCAGTGACCGGTTAA
- a CDS encoding transcription initiation factor IIB — protein MASSAIYETAFDEDVQDESNQCPECDGRVTTNVAETVCEECGLVLEDERIDHGPEWRSFSDDEQNRERTGAPLTATRHDRGLSTKIGNNVEAASGQFAGRKRRRLARMRREHSRSRFRSKAEQILAHGLGEIRRLTSALGLSKALGEQACSLFRSAQNEDILRGRSVEAMAAASVYGACRCLGLSRTLDDVASVARVAQSRVRSSYQAMNVELGLPAKPVEPTAFVPRLASALDVTDSIRQRARTLARAAQEAEVTVGVQPSGFAAACLYKACHKHGWLVSQREVAEVADSSPPTIRTHRDALDELDV, from the coding sequence ATGGCAAGTAGTGCTATCTACGAGACGGCGTTCGACGAAGACGTACAGGACGAAAGTAACCAGTGTCCGGAGTGTGACGGACGGGTCACTACCAACGTAGCCGAGACCGTCTGCGAGGAGTGTGGACTAGTTCTCGAAGACGAACGTATCGACCACGGGCCGGAGTGGCGGTCGTTTAGTGACGATGAGCAGAACCGAGAGCGTACAGGTGCGCCGCTGACGGCGACACGCCACGATCGGGGTCTCTCGACGAAAATCGGAAACAACGTAGAGGCAGCAAGTGGACAGTTCGCTGGCCGAAAACGCCGTCGACTCGCGCGGATGCGCCGTGAACACAGTCGCAGTCGGTTCAGGTCGAAAGCCGAGCAGATTCTCGCGCATGGACTCGGCGAGATCCGCCGACTGACTAGTGCACTCGGGCTCTCGAAAGCACTCGGCGAGCAGGCGTGTTCGCTTTTCCGGAGCGCACAGAACGAGGATATCCTCCGAGGACGGTCGGTTGAAGCGATGGCGGCCGCGAGCGTCTACGGCGCGTGTCGATGTCTTGGTCTCTCCAGAACGCTCGACGACGTAGCGAGCGTTGCGCGCGTCGCGCAGTCGAGAGTGCGCAGTTCCTACCAAGCGATGAACGTGGAACTCGGACTCCCGGCAAAACCCGTCGAGCCGACCGCGTTCGTGCCGCGACTCGCCTCGGCGCTCGACGTGACCGATTCGATACGCCAGCGGGCGCGGACGCTCGCAAGGGCGGCACAAGAAGCGGAGGTCACGGTCGGGGTCCAACCGTCTGGGTTCGCGGCGGCCTGCCTTTACAAAGCGTGTCATAAACACGGCTGGTTGGTCAGCCAACGAGAAGTCGCGGAGGTGGCCGACAGTAGCCCACCGACGATACGGACACACCGGGACGCGCTCGATGAACTGGACGTGTAG
- a CDS encoding carbon-nitrogen hydrolase family protein: MTEPCVAVCEFEPTVGNPELNTEVISELAESCSVDTQVTVFPELSLTGYDLDILPEHAIEVPGQETDALSAIAADSGIDLVVGAPERDGRELYNSLLYISNNGVEAVYRKRRSWGDEADIFSTGTEATTVETPLGKAGFLLCYDLNFPELSMEYMDADCDLLFVSAAWRQSYASDWQLLARARALDNTCYVAAANHRGSQSGRVHAGGSLIAGPRGDVLSKTTDGMRIVGCPIQETVLKSGRKRNPVREARRHQSR; the protein is encoded by the coding sequence GTGACCGAACCTTGTGTCGCAGTTTGTGAGTTCGAACCTACGGTTGGTAACCCCGAGTTGAACACGGAGGTGATATCCGAACTCGCTGAATCATGTTCAGTAGATACTCAGGTCACAGTTTTCCCGGAACTTTCGCTTACCGGATACGACTTGGACATACTACCGGAACACGCTATTGAAGTACCGGGCCAAGAAACAGATGCCCTGTCTGCTATTGCCGCCGATTCAGGGATTGATCTTGTCGTCGGTGCCCCAGAGCGGGATGGACGTGAACTGTATAATTCGCTACTCTACATTTCGAATAACGGTGTTGAGGCAGTGTACCGCAAGCGCCGGTCATGGGGTGACGAGGCAGACATTTTCTCGACCGGTACTGAAGCAACGACAGTCGAGACACCGCTCGGTAAGGCAGGATTCCTCCTTTGTTACGACCTGAACTTCCCAGAGCTATCGATGGAGTACATGGATGCCGACTGCGACCTCCTATTCGTGAGCGCGGCGTGGCGTCAGTCGTACGCCTCGGACTGGCAGCTACTCGCACGGGCTCGGGCCCTCGATAATACATGCTATGTAGCAGCTGCGAATCACCGCGGATCACAGTCTGGACGTGTCCACGCCGGAGGAAGCCTCATTGCCGGTCCACGCGGAGATGTACTCAGTAAGACGACTGATGGTATGCGGATTGTCGGTTGCCCGATACAGGAGACGGTGCTCAAATCGGGACGTAAACGGAATCCCGTCCGTGAAGCACGTCGACACCAGTCCCGCTGA
- a CDS encoding SWIM zinc finger family protein: protein MEFALAPDGVQVRNDSYANPDEHEYLVEVEDELPTSCTCPADEKYSGACKHRVAVAIRRPILKVATQQQLIADGGISERQATKSRSESEGESPDNPHCDCADLSGDFPCWDCYYNGRRDLPDK from the coding sequence ATGGAGTTCGCCCTCGCGCCTGACGGCGTTCAGGTTCGGAACGACAGTTACGCGAATCCGGACGAACACGAGTATCTCGTCGAAGTCGAGGACGAACTACCGACCTCGTGTACGTGTCCTGCTGACGAAAAATATAGTGGTGCGTGCAAACACCGAGTCGCCGTAGCGATTCGACGACCGATACTGAAAGTAGCGACCCAACAACAACTCATCGCAGACGGTGGCATTAGCGAACGGCAAGCCACGAAGAGTCGTAGCGAAAGTGAGGGGGAGTCACCAGACAATCCACACTGTGACTGTGCAGACCTTTCGGGTGACTTCCCGTGTTGGGATTGCTACTACAACGGTCGACGTGACCTCCCGGATAAGTAG
- a CDS encoding Rieske (2Fe-2S) protein, giving the protein MQKRFEICPTSEIAPGERKIVELDGVSVGVFNVDGEYHALKNDCPHQRAPLCEGKVTGTVTAEQPGEVNWECDGHILRCPWHGWEFEITSGESVFNPHKVKARSYETAVESSQDGESGQTPSDDSCGCDVDLEGDEPPVDTYEVDVEDDQVVVYL; this is encoded by the coding sequence ATGCAGAAGAGATTTGAAATCTGTCCGACTTCGGAGATCGCACCCGGTGAACGCAAAATCGTGGAGCTAGATGGTGTCTCCGTTGGCGTGTTCAACGTTGACGGTGAGTATCACGCATTGAAGAACGACTGCCCACATCAACGAGCACCGCTCTGCGAAGGAAAAGTAACCGGTACTGTCACGGCCGAGCAACCTGGAGAAGTCAACTGGGAGTGTGATGGCCACATCCTCAGATGTCCGTGGCACGGCTGGGAGTTTGAGATCACGTCCGGTGAATCAGTATTCAACCCCCACAAAGTAAAGGCCCGCTCATACGAGACGGCCGTCGAATCGTCACAGGACGGCGAAAGTGGGCAAACCCCGAGTGACGATAGCTGTGGTTGTGATGTCGACCTTGAGGGTGACGAACCGCCTGTTGATACGTACGAGGTGGATGTCGAAGACGACCAAGTCGTCGTGTACCTCTGA
- a CDS encoding glycine betaine ABC transporter substrate-binding protein, translating to MLDQLSRRDMIKSVASTGVAGVLAGCAGMGGGGSVKVSSKQFTEQELLGYMALESLKANTDLTVKDEIGLGGTTTNFKALKEGQVDVYWEYTGTAWSTLPPSHDKVITDPKKLYNKLDENWDDQQGLEYLKRAPFNNTYVLTANPDWVKKTGVETISDLAKYINDGNTDFTVVMNAEFQSRQDGWPGLAKHYGFAGVRKKLNVKNIGSGLTYQVVGEGEAAVGMGFNTNPKIPKFNLKVLKDDQGFFPVYNPAPIVNQKALDNHPAMKSALNKIGPNLTTDKIRKLNQKVSLEGKDANKVAKQFLKDAGVI from the coding sequence ATGTTAGACCAACTCTCACGAAGGGATATGATCAAAAGTGTCGCCAGCACGGGGGTTGCTGGCGTACTTGCAGGTTGTGCAGGTATGGGTGGCGGTGGCTCGGTCAAGGTGAGTTCCAAGCAGTTCACTGAACAGGAACTCCTTGGCTACATGGCTCTTGAGTCGTTGAAAGCTAACACTGACCTCACCGTCAAAGACGAGATTGGCCTTGGCGGAACGACAACGAACTTCAAGGCGCTTAAAGAAGGTCAGGTGGATGTCTACTGGGAGTATACAGGAACTGCGTGGAGTACACTTCCACCATCCCATGACAAGGTCATTACGGATCCCAAGAAGCTCTACAACAAGCTTGATGAGAACTGGGACGACCAGCAGGGCCTCGAATACCTGAAACGTGCTCCGTTCAACAATACATACGTTTTGACGGCGAACCCAGACTGGGTGAAGAAAACCGGCGTAGAAACAATTAGCGACCTCGCGAAGTACATCAACGACGGAAACACGGATTTCACCGTCGTCATGAACGCAGAGTTCCAATCTCGTCAAGACGGGTGGCCAGGACTCGCTAAACACTACGGATTCGCCGGCGTGAGGAAAAAACTGAACGTCAAGAACATCGGATCTGGCCTCACCTATCAGGTTGTTGGTGAAGGCGAAGCAGCTGTCGGCATGGGGTTCAACACAAACCCGAAGATTCCCAAATTCAATCTCAAGGTACTGAAGGACGATCAAGGGTTCTTCCCCGTTTACAATCCTGCCCCGATTGTCAATCAGAAGGCGCTCGACAATCATCCGGCAATGAAATCTGCGCTCAACAAAATCGGACCGAACCTCACGACCGACAAGATTCGCAAACTCAATCAGAAGGTCTCACTTGAGGGGAAGGACGCCAACAAGGTCGCAAAGCAGTTCCTGAAGGACGCAGGTGTCATCTAA
- the mntA gene encoding type VII toxin-antitoxin system MntA family adenylyltransferase antitoxin, which produces MRDDEHLGMVQTDDSAVERVELDRLRSYLDQERVVFAILFGSHARGTAGPDSDVDIALRFPETLDARERFQLRNQIDADLQQYAEEFVDVSDIEQLPTAVAHAALQDGLLLTGDEQAVETYHEQIKDEYESTVDERKRQQREFIDRLASGDV; this is translated from the coding sequence ATGCGGGACGATGAACACTTAGGTATGGTGCAGACAGACGACTCCGCGGTCGAACGCGTCGAGCTCGACCGACTGCGGTCGTATCTCGACCAAGAGCGAGTCGTCTTTGCGATTCTCTTCGGCTCGCACGCACGCGGAACGGCTGGACCGGACTCAGACGTGGACATCGCACTCCGTTTCCCGGAGACGTTGGACGCTCGGGAACGATTCCAACTGCGAAATCAAATCGATGCGGACCTCCAGCAGTATGCCGAGGAGTTTGTGGACGTAAGCGATATCGAGCAACTCCCGACAGCCGTCGCACACGCCGCTCTCCAAGACGGTCTCCTGTTAACTGGCGACGAGCAGGCTGTCGAAACCTATCACGAGCAAATCAAAGACGAGTACGAATCAACGGTCGACGAGCGAAAACGCCAACAGCGTGAATTCATCGACCGATTAGCAAGCGGAGACGTATAA
- a CDS encoding ABC transporter ATP-binding protein: MSSTIEFDSVTKVYDDGTVAIEDISFTVEEGTTTVLVGPSGCGKTTTMQLVNRLEEPTEGTVLFDGTDIRNLDPIDLRRDIGYVIQEIGLFDHMTVKENVATVPDLKGWNQDRIDDRVDELLELMDLPPAEYRDQYPEALSGGQRQRIGVARALAADPDVLLMDEPFGALDPITRENLQDEFLEIQEEINTTILFVTHSIDEALKMGDRIAIFDVGELVQYDSPQAILEEPKSEFVEDFIGADRTLKELQVIQAGDLMEPADGYESIVDTIGESVNSGEEVVPVSPTDSTQVALSRMIQADIEAIPVVDDGEVLGVVTEDAIRDRREEPTNGGDRQSVSKTTNTGDV, translated from the coding sequence ATGAGCTCCACCATTGAATTCGACAGCGTTACGAAGGTGTACGACGACGGAACCGTCGCAATAGAAGACATCAGTTTCACGGTCGAAGAGGGAACAACAACAGTCCTCGTCGGCCCCTCTGGATGTGGGAAGACCACGACGATGCAGTTGGTCAACCGCCTTGAGGAACCAACTGAGGGAACTGTACTGTTCGACGGGACAGACATTCGCAACCTTGACCCGATCGACCTCCGTCGCGATATCGGCTATGTCATTCAGGAAATCGGACTCTTCGACCATATGACGGTCAAAGAGAACGTCGCGACGGTTCCAGACCTCAAGGGGTGGAATCAAGACCGAATTGATGACCGCGTTGACGAACTCTTGGAACTCATGGACCTCCCGCCTGCCGAGTATCGGGACCAGTATCCCGAGGCTCTATCGGGCGGTCAGCGTCAGCGTATCGGGGTGGCGCGTGCCCTTGCTGCAGATCCGGACGTCCTTCTAATGGACGAACCGTTCGGTGCACTCGACCCCATCACTAGGGAAAACCTACAGGACGAATTCCTCGAAATCCAGGAGGAGATCAACACGACCATTCTGTTCGTCACACACAGCATCGACGAGGCACTGAAAATGGGCGACCGCATCGCTATTTTCGACGTCGGCGAACTCGTCCAATACGATTCACCACAGGCAATCCTCGAGGAGCCAAAAAGTGAATTCGTCGAGGACTTCATCGGTGCAGACCGCACTCTCAAGGAGCTTCAAGTAATCCAAGCCGGAGACCTAATGGAACCTGCTGACGGTTACGAGAGCATCGTTGACACAATTGGTGAAAGTGTGAACAGCGGTGAAGAAGTGGTCCCGGTATCACCGACTGACTCCACGCAGGTGGCGCTCTCGCGGATGATTCAAGCAGACATCGAAGCCATCCCTGTTGTCGATGACGGGGAAGTTCTCGGCGTCGTGACCGAGGATGCCATCCGTGACCGTCGAGAGGAACCAACCAACGGCGGAGACCGCCAGTCGGTGTCGAAGACAACAAACACAGGTGATGTCTAA